From a region of the Pseudomonadaceae bacterium SI-3 genome:
- a CDS encoding 4-phosphoerythronate dehydrogenase PdxB produces the protein MRILADENIPLVDAFFAEFGEIRRMPGRSINRAALEQADVLLVRSVTRVDRELLEGSAVRFVGTCTIGTDHLDIDYFEEAGISWASAPGCNARGVVDYVLGSLLALAEGEGVELEGRRYGVIGAGEVGGRLVEVLRGLGWDVRVCDPPRQAREVGEFVTLDEILTECDVISVHTPLTLDGEHSTFHLLDQSRLEQLRPGAWLINASRGAVVDNAALREQLARRTDIQAVLDVWEGEPQVDVELAELCWIATPHIAGYSLDGKLRGTEQIYLAFCASRGLEPTVELAELMPPAPLRGLAFDASTKPRDLLEITCRAVYDPRRDDAAFRRNLGNDEAQRRVGFDQLRKQYPPRREIDSLQIEITGGQPQLEQIVRALGATVKR, from the coding sequence GGGCTGCGCTCGAGCAGGCCGACGTGCTTTTGGTTCGATCTGTCACCCGGGTCGATCGCGAGTTGCTCGAAGGGAGCGCTGTGCGTTTCGTGGGCACTTGTACGATCGGAACCGACCACCTCGACATTGATTACTTCGAGGAGGCGGGGATCAGTTGGGCTAGTGCACCGGGCTGCAACGCCCGCGGCGTCGTTGATTACGTGCTCGGCAGTCTTCTGGCCTTGGCCGAAGGTGAGGGCGTCGAGCTGGAAGGCCGCCGTTATGGCGTGATCGGCGCCGGGGAAGTGGGCGGCAGGCTGGTAGAGGTTCTGCGCGGGCTGGGTTGGGACGTGCGTGTCTGCGATCCGCCACGCCAGGCACGTGAAGTGGGCGAGTTCGTCACCCTGGATGAAATACTCACTGAGTGCGATGTCATCAGCGTGCACACGCCGTTAACGCTGGACGGCGAACATTCGACGTTTCACTTGTTGGATCAGTCTCGCCTGGAGCAGCTGCGCCCAGGCGCCTGGCTGATCAATGCCTCCCGTGGGGCGGTTGTCGACAATGCCGCCTTGCGCGAACAGCTGGCCAGGCGGACAGACATCCAGGCGGTGCTCGATGTCTGGGAGGGAGAACCTCAGGTCGATGTCGAATTGGCCGAGCTGTGTTGGATCGCAACGCCCCATATCGCCGGCTATAGCCTGGATGGAAAGTTGCGCGGAACGGAGCAGATCTATCTGGCGTTTTGCGCGAGCAGAGGTTTGGAGCCAACGGTTGAACTGGCGGAGCTGATGCCGCCAGCGCCGCTGCGAGGGCTTGCCTTCGATGCTTCGACTAAGCCTAGAGACTTATTGGAGATAACGTGTCGGGCCGTGTATGACCCGCGACGTGACGACGCTGCATTTCGTCGCAACCTGGGCAATGACGAGGCCCAGCGCCGCGTCGGCTTCGACCAGTTGCGAAAGCAATACCCACCCCGTCGGGAAATAGACAGCTTGCAGATCGAAATCACCGGCGGCCAGCCGCAGCTGGAACAGATCGTGCGAGCCCTGGGCGCAACTGTTAAGCGCTGA